From the genome of Oceanidesulfovibrio indonesiensis:
GAACACAGCATGACAGCGCCGTTTGCGCGCCAGGCACTGCGCATGAGGAATGTCGTCCATGATATCGAGGTCCAGCGGGGGACCTATGCGCTCATTCGCGGCGAGCAGGTCCCCGGTGTTCTTGAGTTCTTTGCGCGTCGGTGAGTGCCCCACGCGAAACAGCTTGCGAGGGTCCCCGCGCTCGGCAAAGGGCAGGGGGAGGTATGCCGGATCGCTCTGCGGCACGAGATTGGGTTGGAATCGCGCCTCTGGGAGGAAGTGCAGCAGATCAGGCGTGGAGACAAGCAGATTGCGCCGATCTCGCTCAGCATATTTTTGCCGATATTTTTGTGGCGTGCCGCGGAAATCCGGATGGCCATGATGATGGTGGACGATGGTCTTGCCTGCCAGAAAATCCCGCGGGAGATACGGCCCGAATGTGGTGTCCTCATCCGCCGTCATGTGGAAATGAAGGATGTCGGCGTGTTCGAACAGCATGCCCAGTTCGTCCATGCCGGCCGCATCCAGGTTGGGAACGTGGAGATCGGTTTCCCAGCCGTGTGTGTAACGGGTTTCCAGAGTGACCACCCGGCATGAGTGGGGTGTATGTCGCCCCAGCGCGCGGGCGAATCGGATGGCCGTACCGGCTGGGTCATTGATGGCAAGCATCAGGATGTTCACGGCCACCTCCCTGAATTTCGGCTGTCCGGCATTTTCGAACTACAGACAAATGCACAGAGCGACGCATGTGGAAAAGATAACGAAACACCGTCGCCGGCGCCACTCCCCCTGCACCGCGTTTTGTCCGGAGAAATCGCATCCTGCAGTTGACAGCCG
Proteins encoded in this window:
- a CDS encoding glycosyltransferase family 1 protein — encoded protein: MNILMLAINDPAGTAIRFARALGRHTPHSCRVVTLETRYTHGWETDLHVPNLDAAGMDELGMLFEHADILHFHMTADEDTTFGPYLPRDFLAGKTIVHHHHGHPDFRGTPQKYRQKYAERDRRNLLVSTPDLLHFLPEARFQPNLVPQSDPAYLPLPFAERGDPRKLFRVGHSPTRKELKNTGDLLAANERIGPPLDLDIMDDIPHAQCLARKRRCHAVFDHMQGYYGMASLESLSQGVATIAGLADHTMDTIRETFGCDTIPWLLARNAEELEALLRELLHEPERAAAAGMTARQFMEDVWSERAVAQILGRFYDAIAA